The proteins below are encoded in one region of Betaproteobacteria bacterium:
- a CDS encoding flagellar protein FlgN gives MTSAVAAIIEREIEQVSRFISILNEEQDALKRGEVAALSDLISRKTPLVESLNALENERLVALDLPSAETGAGIMDTWLAINSKDSLAAVNWKKLLNFANEAKTLHELNAQLVDMHLRQTSEILSILTAQPEGATTLYGSSGQTLPATGSRIVDSA, from the coding sequence ATGACGTCTGCTGTTGCGGCCATTATCGAACGGGAAATTGAACAGGTTTCCCGATTCATATCGATCCTGAATGAAGAACAGGATGCGCTAAAACGGGGTGAGGTCGCGGCGCTTTCCGATCTAATTTCCCGCAAAACCCCACTGGTTGAATCACTAAACGCGCTTGAAAACGAACGCCTTGTAGCCCTTGACTTGCCATCTGCTGAAACCGGGGCTGGCATTATGGATACTTGGCTGGCAATTAACAGCAAGGACAGCCTTGCTGCGGTCAACTGGAAAAAACTGCTTAATTTCGCAAATGAAGCCAAGACCTTGCATGAGCTCAATGCGCAGCTGGTCGACATGCATCTTCGCCAGACATCGGAAATTTTGTCCATTCTGACCGCCCAACCCGAAGGCGCGACAACCCTTTACGGTAGTAGCGGCCAAACCCTGCCAGCCACTGGTAGCCGAATTGTCGATTCGGCCTGA
- the motD gene encoding flagellar motor protein MotD, protein MARKRREEEPENHDRWLVSYADFITLLFAFFVVMYAISSVNEGKYKVLSNSLTNAFKNVTGQPGGPPIAVIQGAPLLPVKPIVKPDRLADLKKTEQRQKMKNVANDIMEALQPLVAQGKVRLLETSRGVTIEINDSILFPAGQAKLEPASVNAMLAIAKVLAASDFPITIEGHTDNVPIATPQFPSNWELSAMRATSVLRLFNDGGVGAERLTAIGYGETRPLETNTTIEGRARNRRVSIQIDSNRPEEPTELKDARPAGG, encoded by the coding sequence ATGGCCCGCAAGCGCCGCGAAGAGGAACCTGAAAACCACGATCGCTGGCTAGTTTCCTACGCTGACTTCATTACCCTGTTGTTCGCATTTTTTGTCGTCATGTACGCGATATCGTCGGTTAATGAGGGCAAGTACAAGGTCCTGTCGAACTCGTTGACCAACGCGTTCAAGAATGTGACAGGGCAACCGGGAGGGCCTCCCATTGCCGTAATTCAGGGGGCGCCGCTGCTGCCGGTAAAGCCGATAGTCAAGCCGGACAGGCTGGCTGACCTGAAAAAAACCGAACAGCGGCAAAAAATGAAAAATGTCGCCAACGACATCATGGAGGCTTTGCAGCCATTGGTTGCTCAGGGGAAGGTGCGACTGCTGGAAACCAGTCGTGGCGTTACCATTGAAATCAATGACAGTATTCTTTTTCCGGCCGGACAGGCAAAGCTGGAACCAGCGTCCGTAAATGCCATGTTGGCCATCGCCAAGGTGCTGGCAGCTTCGGACTTCCCGATTACCATTGAAGGCCATACCGACAACGTGCCGATTGCGACGCCACAATTTCCATCGAATTGGGAATTGTCAGCCATGCGGGCGACCAGCGTATTGCGTTTGTTCAACGATGGCGGCGTTGGCGCGGAGCGCCTGACTGCTATTGGTTATGGCGAAACGCGTCCGCTGGAAACAAATACTACGATTGAGGGACGGGCAAGAAATCGCCGGGTCAGTATTCAGATTGATTCGAATCGCCCAGAGGAACCGACCGAGCTCAAGGACGCCCGCCCGGCAGGGGGCTAG
- a CDS encoding flagellar motor protein — protein sequence MDKISLAGLAISVFAIIGGQYLEGGNAGSLVQPTALLIVLGGTLGAVLLQSPIHIFRRGLKMAKWVWVPPVIEQKRLIDQILNWSQVSRREGLLALENYIPAIKDEFARKGLQLLVDGADPERIRELLEVEINTFEDEWRQSAKIWDAAGGYSPTIGILGAVMGLIHVMENLSDPTKLGSGIAVAFVATIYGVGLANLVYLPIAAKLKYYVTRMVSSREMLIDGLVGIAVGDNPRIIEGRLKGYLH from the coding sequence GTGGATAAAATAAGTCTGGCCGGTTTGGCGATCAGCGTTTTCGCGATCATTGGCGGCCAGTATCTGGAAGGCGGCAATGCAGGCTCGCTGGTTCAACCCACCGCACTGTTGATCGTGTTGGGGGGGACGTTGGGCGCAGTATTGTTGCAGAGTCCCATACACATTTTCAGGCGCGGCCTGAAAATGGCAAAGTGGGTCTGGGTTCCGCCGGTCATCGAGCAGAAGCGTCTGATCGATCAGATTCTGAACTGGAGCCAGGTTTCTCGACGTGAAGGTCTTCTGGCCCTGGAAAATTATATTCCCGCCATCAAGGATGAGTTTGCGCGCAAAGGCCTTCAGTTGTTGGTGGATGGCGCCGATCCCGAGCGCATTCGCGAACTCCTTGAAGTGGAAATCAATACGTTTGAAGACGAATGGCGCCAGTCTGCGAAAATCTGGGATGCTGCGGGCGGATACTCGCCAACGATCGGTATTCTCGGGGCTGTCATGGGTTTGATTCATGTGATGGAAAATCTGTCAGATCCTACCAAGCTGGGAAGCGGGATTGCGGTCGCCTTCGTGGCGACCATCTATGGTGTCGGCTTGGCAAATCTTGTTTACTTGCCGATTGCCGCCAAGCTCAAGTACTACGTGACGCGCATGGTCTCATCCCGGGAAATGTTGATTGACGGGCTGGTCGGAATTGCTGTGGGTGACAATCCCCGGATCATCGAAGGTCGTCTGAAAGGTTATTTGCACTGA
- a CDS encoding RNA polymerase sigma factor FliA: MYTAAGQPDREQLVQRFVPLVKRIAYHLMARLPPSIQFDDLVQNGMLGLLDAIDRYQEGFGAQFETYATQRIRGAMLDGLRENDWLPRNLRRELRRIETAMSQLEHEHGRAPSERELAEALGMTLADYQKTLQDARGHQIVYLEDFSGSGDEDFLERHFTDNDADPVSILEDQGVKAQLVSAISQLPEREKLMMALYYEQDLNLREIGEVMGVTESRVCQLHSQAIARLRAQITGEIPAAKKRRKEKACG, from the coding sequence ATGTATACCGCTGCGGGGCAGCCAGATAGAGAACAGTTGGTTCAGCGCTTCGTGCCGCTGGTGAAGCGTATCGCCTATCATCTGATGGCGCGTTTGCCGCCAAGTATTCAATTCGATGATCTGGTTCAGAACGGCATGCTGGGATTGCTGGATGCGATTGATCGCTATCAGGAAGGCTTCGGGGCCCAGTTCGAAACCTATGCAACTCAACGCATTCGTGGCGCCATGCTCGATGGGCTCCGCGAAAACGACTGGTTACCGCGTAACTTGCGCCGGGAACTGCGCCGTATCGAAACCGCGATGAGCCAACTGGAACATGAGCACGGACGAGCACCGTCAGAACGCGAACTGGCAGAAGCGTTGGGTATGACCTTGGCCGACTATCAAAAAACCCTGCAGGATGCGCGGGGGCACCAGATTGTGTACCTTGAAGACTTTTCCGGCAGCGGCGATGAGGATTTTCTTGAACGCCACTTCACGGACAACGATGCCGATCCTGTCTCCATTCTGGAGGACCAGGGCGTTAAGGCGCAATTGGTAAGCGCAATCAGTCAGTTGCCAGAGCGCGAAAAACTCATGATGGCACTGTATTACGAGCAGGATCTGAATCTGCGCGAGATCGGTGAGGTCATGGGTGTCACCGAGTCCCGCGTCTGCCAGTTGCACAGCCAAGCGATAGCACGTTTGCGCGCCCAAATTACCGGTGAAATTCCTGCGGCAAAAAAACGCCGCAAGGAGAAGGCCTGTGGATAA
- a CDS encoding MinD/ParA family protein, which produces MADFRVDQAAGLRRLLGGGQQLQVITFVSGCDGVGRSVAVANIGVAMARLGKEVLIIDEHASGDDIAATFGLVARNDLLNVVQREMPLSQVLLQPMNGLRVLPAARAVKKLGRLSLPQQQTLLDAMSGLERPIDVILVDASMAHPNGFSPFGLVSQETVVVLSGSSASITEAYSLIKKVSHAFSRKHFRILVNKVRSQSDARSIFENIAQVAAQRGIARLDYAGAIPLDDALRQSSQLCRSVLVQAPDSPSATAFRDIASDISYWQRSESEAGGVEQFMQQLLHLSQRITPNVLRA; this is translated from the coding sequence GTGGCTGATTTTCGCGTAGATCAAGCGGCCGGCCTGCGTCGCTTGCTGGGCGGTGGACAGCAATTGCAGGTAATTACCTTCGTATCAGGGTGCGACGGTGTTGGCCGCAGCGTGGCTGTTGCCAATATTGGTGTAGCGATGGCTCGTTTGGGCAAAGAAGTGTTGATCATCGACGAGCACGCATCTGGTGATGACATCGCTGCCACATTCGGCTTGGTGGCTCGCAATGATCTCCTTAATGTCGTGCAACGGGAAATGCCCTTGTCGCAGGTTTTACTGCAGCCAATGAACGGTTTGCGTGTTTTGCCTGCCGCGCGCGCAGTCAAGAAGTTGGGGCGTTTATCGCTGCCCCAGCAGCAGACCTTGCTTGATGCTATGTCCGGCCTTGAGCGGCCAATTGACGTAATACTGGTCGATGCAAGCATGGCCCATCCCAACGGCTTCTCTCCTTTTGGTCTGGTCTCGCAGGAGACCGTGGTCGTGCTTTCCGGTAGTAGCGCATCAATTACCGAAGCTTACTCGCTGATCAAAAAAGTAAGCCACGCCTTCTCAAGGAAGCACTTCCGGATTTTGGTAAATAAAGTACGCAGTCAGTCGGATGCCCGTTCAATTTTCGAAAATATTGCCCAAGTTGCGGCTCAGCGCGGAATAGCGCGTCTGGATTACGCGGGTGCTATTCCACTGGATGATGCGCTGAGACAGTCATCCCAACTTTGCCGGTCTGTGCTTGTTCAGGCGCCTGACTCACCTTCTGCCACAGCGTTCCGTGACATTGCATCCGATATTTCTTACTGGCAACGCAGTGAAAGCGAGGCTGGTGGGGTCGAGCAATTCATGCAGCAACTGCTACACTTGAGCCAACGCATAACACCGAACGTACTTCGAGCCTGA
- the flhF gene encoding flagellar biosynthesis protein FlhF, with product MNVRKFIAANARDALRKVKETLGNDAIILSNRGVPGGVEIMAVAARDMAMIVPTSVADRPPVERRPAPSDADDDYRVVLSSARARISQPPQPTVVSPPQQVSRPAANPVPPQRPITSVNAGIPRTGALRNLEIGRSSPSTAASQHPAMNGAPEMPPLPQTPTPRRAEAEVVPMEVMDEIRSLRKIVEQHLAGFAWGESARSEPVKTDILRQMLDAGFSPQFARDLLHDLPREMNGLEAMAWVKGGADRSLMTIGSDNDIVDRGGVYALVGPTGVGKTTTTAKLAARCVLRHGPSKVALVTTDGYRIGAHEQLRIYGRILGVSVHLVKDQNELRQTLVELQHKHMVLIDTMGMSQKDKLVPELTDMLAGCDVQRLLLLNSTSRGDTLDDVVRAYAGDSLAGCILTKIDEAASLATVLDVVMRHGLKLQYVSNGQRVPEDLHLPNRSYLLHRAFKDVPENSPHKFDGVEPGLMMANAGMVAAGGRRG from the coding sequence ATGAACGTCAGAAAATTTATCGCAGCCAACGCAAGGGACGCCCTGAGGAAAGTGAAGGAAACACTGGGCAACGATGCGATTATTCTTTCCAATCGCGGTGTTCCCGGTGGCGTGGAGATCATGGCTGTTGCAGCTCGCGATATGGCGATGATCGTTCCAACTTCAGTTGCCGATCGTCCTCCAGTCGAAAGGCGACCGGCCCCTTCCGACGCAGATGATGACTATCGTGTCGTGTTGAGCTCAGCTCGTGCGCGGATTTCGCAGCCGCCGCAGCCAACGGTGGTTTCACCTCCCCAGCAGGTGTCGCGACCGGCTGCCAATCCGGTACCGCCTCAACGTCCGATAACTTCGGTTAATGCTGGCATTCCCCGAACGGGGGCTTTACGAAATTTGGAAATTGGCCGTTCTTCGCCGTCGACCGCAGCAAGCCAGCATCCCGCCATGAATGGTGCTCCAGAGATGCCGCCATTGCCTCAAACGCCTACTCCACGACGAGCTGAGGCTGAAGTGGTGCCGATGGAGGTTATGGATGAGATTCGTTCGCTGCGCAAGATTGTCGAGCAACATCTGGCCGGATTTGCTTGGGGTGAGTCAGCCCGCTCGGAGCCAGTAAAAACCGATATTTTGCGTCAAATGCTCGATGCCGGATTTTCACCGCAATTCGCTCGTGATCTGCTTCACGATCTGCCACGTGAAATGAACGGCCTCGAAGCCATGGCGTGGGTGAAGGGAGGAGCCGACCGCTCGTTGATGACTATCGGTAGTGACAATGACATTGTTGACCGGGGTGGTGTCTATGCTCTGGTAGGCCCGACCGGGGTTGGAAAGACAACAACGACTGCCAAGCTGGCGGCGCGCTGTGTGTTGCGTCATGGTCCGAGCAAGGTTGCTCTGGTGACCACTGACGGCTACCGTATCGGTGCCCATGAACAACTTCGAATCTATGGCCGCATTCTTGGCGTCTCTGTGCATCTGGTGAAGGATCAGAATGAGCTGCGCCAGACCCTGGTGGAGTTGCAGCATAAGCACATGGTATTGATCGACACCATGGGCATGAGCCAAAAAGACAAGCTGGTTCCAGAATTGACCGACATGTTGGCGGGCTGTGATGTACAGCGACTGCTGTTGCTTAATTCAACGTCGCGCGGCGATACCTTGGACGATGTGGTCCGTGCTTATGCCGGGGATAGCCTCGCTGGTTGCATCCTGACCAAGATTGATGAAGCGGCCAGTTTGGCGACCGTGCTGGATGTTGTCATGCGTCACGGCCTCAAGTTGCAATACGTATCCAATGGCCAGCGCGTGCCTGAAGATTTGCATCTGCCGAATCGCAGTTATTTGCTGCACCGGGCGTTCAAGGATGTTCCCGAGAATTCGCCGCACAAATTCGATGGCGTCGAGCCGGGTCTGATGATGGCGAATGCCGGCATGGTCGCTGCCGGAGGCCGCCGTGGCTGA
- the flhA gene encoding flagellar biosynthesis protein FlhA: MAATSLGMQGFLARMNVTQLGAPILILMILAMMVLPLPAFVLDVFFTFNIAISVLVLLVAVNTQKTLEFSVFPTVLLVTTLLRLSLNVASTRVVMLEGHSGPDAAGKVIEAFGHFLVGGNFAVGIVVFMILVVINFVVITKGAGRVAEVSARFTLDAMPGKQMAIDADLNAGLIGEEDARKRRTEISREAEFFGSMDGASKFVRGDAVAGIVIMLLNVVGGLIVGVFQHDMEIAQAAKNYTLLTIGDGLVAQIPGLIISIAAGMVVTRVSDDRDIGQQVMGQMFRNGRVIAITAAIVGFLGLIPGMPNLVFLLLSSGLGWMSWRMMEKEKRIVEAPVKVAPAPVQDAMEATWGDVAPLDVLGLEVGYRLIPLVDKSQDGELLRRIRGIRKKFAQEVGFLVSPVHIRDNLELKPNAYRILLKGVEVGQGEAYSGQFMAINPGRVAGTLNGTATKDPAFGLPAIWIDANQRDQAQAYGYTVVDASTVVATHLNHLILTHAAELLGRQEVQQLLDHLGKEIPKLVEDLVPKILPLGTLQKVLQAMLEEGVHIRDMRTIIETVADHATRTQNADELSTQVRIALGRAIVQQLFPGNSEMQVMSLDPTLERLLSQAVAGGSENTSFEPGLADTLVRETAAAAERQEGLGLPAVLLVPASLRVLLSKFLRRTVPQLKVLSHNEVPETRIIKVTSIIGGRT; encoded by the coding sequence ATGGCTGCGACATCGCTCGGCATGCAGGGATTTTTAGCGCGGATGAATGTCACCCAGCTGGGGGCGCCCATCCTGATCTTGATGATCTTGGCAATGATGGTCTTGCCATTGCCCGCTTTTGTGCTGGATGTGTTTTTTACATTCAATATCGCAATCTCCGTGCTGGTTCTACTTGTTGCGGTCAACACGCAAAAAACGCTGGAATTCTCGGTTTTTCCAACCGTCCTGTTGGTAACTACCTTGCTGCGCCTGTCCTTGAATGTCGCTTCGACGCGAGTGGTAATGCTTGAAGGGCATAGCGGGCCGGATGCGGCAGGTAAGGTGATTGAGGCTTTTGGTCATTTTCTGGTCGGTGGTAATTTCGCCGTGGGTATCGTTGTATTCATGATTCTTGTTGTCATCAATTTCGTCGTGATTACAAAAGGTGCCGGCCGGGTAGCGGAAGTGTCCGCACGCTTTACCCTCGACGCCATGCCTGGCAAGCAGATGGCTATCGATGCCGATCTTAATGCCGGCCTGATCGGGGAAGAGGATGCCCGGAAGCGCCGCACGGAGATTTCACGCGAAGCTGAGTTCTTTGGCTCGATGGACGGTGCTTCGAAGTTCGTTCGTGGCGATGCGGTGGCTGGTATCGTCATCATGTTGCTCAATGTCGTGGGTGGGCTGATTGTTGGCGTCTTTCAGCACGATATGGAAATCGCGCAGGCGGCCAAGAATTACACCTTGTTGACGATTGGCGATGGTCTTGTTGCGCAAATTCCGGGACTGATCATTTCGATTGCTGCCGGTATGGTCGTGACACGAGTGTCTGACGACCGCGATATAGGTCAACAGGTGATGGGCCAGATGTTCCGAAATGGCCGGGTGATTGCCATTACTGCGGCCATTGTTGGATTCCTCGGATTGATACCGGGTATGCCGAATTTAGTCTTCCTGTTGCTATCTTCCGGTTTGGGGTGGATGTCCTGGCGGATGATGGAAAAGGAAAAGCGTATTGTCGAAGCGCCGGTCAAAGTGGCTCCTGCTCCGGTCCAAGATGCGATGGAGGCTACTTGGGGGGATGTTGCACCGCTTGATGTTCTCGGGCTGGAGGTTGGTTATCGCTTGATCCCGCTGGTCGATAAGTCTCAGGATGGTGAGTTGTTGCGCCGTATTCGCGGTATCCGCAAGAAATTCGCCCAGGAGGTTGGCTTTCTTGTCTCGCCGGTGCACATTCGTGACAATCTTGAACTTAAGCCTAATGCCTATCGAATACTTCTCAAGGGGGTTGAGGTAGGGCAGGGCGAGGCCTATTCAGGCCAGTTCATGGCCATTAATCCAGGGCGTGTTGCGGGAACATTGAACGGTACTGCAACCAAGGATCCTGCGTTCGGTTTGCCGGCGATCTGGATTGACGCAAATCAGCGGGATCAGGCGCAGGCCTATGGGTATACCGTTGTAGATGCGTCGACAGTGGTCGCCACCCACTTAAATCACTTGATTCTGACGCATGCAGCTGAATTGCTGGGTCGCCAGGAGGTTCAGCAACTGCTCGATCATTTGGGCAAGGAAATTCCCAAACTGGTGGAAGATCTGGTTCCCAAGATTTTGCCATTGGGTACCTTGCAGAAGGTTTTGCAGGCGATGCTCGAGGAAGGCGTACACATTCGCGACATGCGGACGATTATCGAAACCGTCGCCGATCATGCAACGCGTACTCAAAATGCAGACGAGCTCTCGACTCAGGTGCGTATCGCACTTGGCCGCGCCATAGTCCAGCAATTGTTCCCGGGCAATAGTGAAATGCAGGTCATGTCGCTTGATCCCACCCTGGAGCGGCTTCTGTCACAGGCGGTTGCAGGCGGTTCAGAGAACACCAGCTTTGAGCCCGGTCTTGCCGATACGCTTGTGCGCGAAACGGCTGCCGCTGCAGAGCGTCAGGAAGGGCTCGGGTTACCTGCTGTTCTTCTCGTGCCAGCCAGTTTGCGCGTGCTGTTGTCCAAATTCTTGCGTCGCACCGTTCCCCAGTTGAAGGTGCTGTCTCACAACGAAGTACCTGAAACCCGAATTATCAAGGTGACCTCGATCATCGGAGGTAGAACATGA
- the flhB gene encoding flagellar type III secretion system protein FlhB: protein MAEDSDLEKSEEPTSRRIEQAREQGQVPHSRELSTFLVLVVAGAAFWSMGGWLIGRSMAFVQRGFSIEPEVMREPALMLPRLAEISGDALFAFSPLLGLLLLAAVLPPFFLNAWVFSSQALVPDLNRLNPLTGFGRMFSWNSLMELGKAILKAGLLGSVAVLLIWKERDEIFGLLGEPLEAGLAHAGNLVSFSFLLLASTLVLVVAADVPFQLWQYFDKLKMTKEEIKQEMKEMMGDPHVKGRIRSLQMQAARKRMMSSVPQANVVVTNPTHYAVALAYQTGMAAPRVVAKGAGVIALKIREIAGEHSVPILEAPPLARALYKHAELDSEIPSALYNAVAEVLAYIYQLANWRQIGGVYPIPPRDLPVPPELVPEAA from the coding sequence ATGGCTGAAGATAGCGACCTCGAGAAATCCGAAGAGCCTACAAGCAGGCGAATCGAGCAGGCCCGAGAGCAGGGACAGGTCCCGCATTCTCGCGAACTTAGTACTTTTCTTGTTTTGGTCGTGGCTGGTGCTGCTTTTTGGTCAATGGGTGGATGGTTGATTGGACGTTCGATGGCGTTCGTCCAACGGGGTTTTTCCATCGAGCCTGAAGTGATGCGTGAGCCAGCGCTCATGCTTCCTCGTCTGGCGGAAATTTCCGGCGATGCACTGTTTGCTTTTTCTCCCTTGCTCGGTTTGCTTCTACTTGCTGCGGTCCTCCCACCGTTCTTTCTGAATGCATGGGTTTTTTCATCGCAGGCTTTGGTTCCGGACCTGAATCGATTGAATCCCCTGACCGGTTTCGGCCGGATGTTTTCTTGGAATAGCTTGATGGAGCTCGGCAAAGCAATTCTGAAGGCTGGATTGTTAGGCAGCGTCGCTGTCCTGCTGATTTGGAAAGAGCGGGATGAGATCTTTGGTTTGCTCGGCGAGCCACTTGAGGCCGGCTTGGCTCATGCCGGGAACTTGGTGTCGTTTTCTTTTCTCCTTTTGGCTTCGACGCTCGTGCTTGTAGTGGCGGCAGATGTTCCCTTTCAGCTTTGGCAATATTTCGACAAACTGAAAATGACCAAGGAAGAGATCAAGCAGGAGATGAAGGAGATGATGGGCGATCCGCACGTCAAGGGTCGTATCCGTAGCCTGCAAATGCAAGCGGCCCGAAAACGCATGATGTCCTCGGTGCCTCAGGCTAATGTGGTGGTGACCAATCCGACGCACTATGCTGTGGCGCTTGCCTATCAAACGGGGATGGCGGCGCCTAGGGTGGTGGCCAAAGGGGCGGGGGTGATTGCCTTGAAGATTCGCGAAATCGCCGGCGAGCACTCGGTGCCGATCTTGGAGGCGCCGCCTCTAGCCCGAGCGCTATATAAACATGCCGAACTAGACTCGGAAATTCCCTCCGCCCTGTATAACGCAGTTGCGGAGGTTCTTGCTTATATCTACCAGCTTGCCAATTGGCGTCAGATCGGCGGGGTATATCCTATCCCGCCACGCGATCTTCCTGTTCCGCCTGAGCTTGTTCCGGAGGCTGCGTAA
- a CDS encoding chemotaxis protein CheA: MTDFGGMEDLLQDFLQEAHDLLSDVDNKLVELEKMPDDRGLLNDIFRGFHTVKGGAGFLNATELVTLCHLTENLFDRLRNGELELTAELMDVIMDATKGVREMFGELGQMVQPQPADPAVIAALHGVLTTGDVAGGAKKGAEAPAPEPELPKVDAAAPGEPDWNLLHAAVTGTDAKTVEPQSELITKAETAVAEVGITPAGVVSQPAGAASPFGRRTTDRPGASPSSARRAEERGRENTIRVDTSRLDQVLNLSGEIGLTKNRLTSLRADILAGKSDAETLHALDQAVSQLDLLVSDLQNSVMKTRMQPIGRLFQKYPRIARDLARQLGKDVELVLSGEETEVDKTMIEDLADPLIHLIRNAVDHGVEMPEERQAAGKPPKSLVRLEARQEGDHIVLIIADDGKGMSAERIRAKATEKGLISEEEANTLDERQSLNLIFLPGFSTKTQISDVSGRGVGMDVVKTNIQKLNGSIEIRSEPGKGSVFIISLPLTLAILPVLLVLLGDQPFALPLSLVREILPIEQSRIQEVGGKETLVVRGEVLPVITLARLLGWPLERYPEYGVFMQTAERSFILAVDSFAGRDDAVIKSLEDFRPKGVAGVTTLSNGQIVLILDMKELLSDLGQRADFGAGVRALDFA; encoded by the coding sequence ATGACCGACTTTGGTGGGATGGAGGATCTGCTGCAGGATTTTCTGCAGGAGGCGCACGATTTGTTGTCTGATGTGGACAACAAGCTCGTTGAGCTTGAGAAAATGCCTGATGATCGTGGATTACTTAACGATATTTTTCGTGGCTTTCATACGGTCAAAGGGGGAGCTGGCTTCCTCAATGCCACTGAACTCGTGACGCTGTGCCATTTGACTGAAAATCTTTTCGACCGGCTACGTAATGGTGAGCTTGAGCTGACTGCGGAATTGATGGACGTCATCATGGATGCAACCAAGGGGGTGCGAGAGATGTTCGGCGAGTTGGGGCAGATGGTCCAGCCGCAGCCAGCAGACCCCGCGGTAATCGCAGCGCTACACGGGGTGCTAACTACCGGAGATGTTGCTGGCGGGGCGAAAAAGGGGGCTGAAGCACCGGCGCCTGAGCCTGAGCTGCCAAAAGTTGATGCGGCGGCGCCGGGTGAGCCTGACTGGAATCTTCTCCATGCTGCCGTGACAGGTACCGATGCCAAAACTGTAGAGCCGCAAAGCGAGTTGATCACCAAGGCAGAGACTGCTGTCGCAGAGGTTGGCATTACGCCCGCGGGTGTTGTGTCTCAGCCTGCAGGAGCGGCTTCGCCATTTGGTCGTCGTACAACGGATCGTCCCGGCGCATCCCCTAGTTCGGCTCGGCGCGCGGAAGAGCGCGGTCGGGAAAATACGATTCGCGTCGATACCTCACGTCTTGATCAGGTGTTGAATTTATCCGGAGAAATTGGATTAACTAAAAATCGCCTCACCAGTCTGCGCGCTGACATTCTTGCAGGTAAGAGCGATGCAGAAACCTTGCATGCCCTTGATCAGGCGGTTAGCCAACTTGATTTGTTGGTATCTGATCTGCAGAACTCGGTGATGAAGACTCGAATGCAGCCGATTGGCAGACTGTTCCAGAAATACCCACGAATTGCCCGCGATTTGGCGCGGCAATTGGGCAAGGATGTCGAGTTGGTGTTGTCTGGAGAAGAAACTGAAGTCGATAAGACCATGATTGAGGATCTCGCCGATCCATTGATCCACTTGATTCGAAATGCAGTTGATCATGGTGTTGAAATGCCCGAAGAGCGCCAGGCTGCAGGCAAGCCTCCAAAGAGCTTGGTACGCCTTGAGGCTCGTCAGGAGGGCGACCATATCGTGCTGATTATCGCCGATGACGGCAAGGGGATGAGTGCTGAGCGTATTCGTGCGAAGGCAACGGAAAAAGGACTAATTTCCGAGGAGGAGGCAAATACGCTCGACGAGCGCCAAAGCCTGAACCTTATTTTCCTGCCTGGGTTCTCGACCAAGACTCAGATTTCAGATGTGTCCGGCCGAGGTGTTGGAATGGATGTGGTTAAAACCAATATCCAGAAGCTTAATGGTTCGATCGAAATTCGCTCGGAGCCAGGCAAGGGTTCCGTATTTATTATTTCACTACCGCTGACACTGGCTATTTTGCCGGTCTTGTTGGTGTTGCTGGGGGATCAGCCATTCGCGTTGCCATTATCGCTAGTTCGTGAAATTCTGCCTATCGAACAGAGCCGTATCCAGGAAGTGGGTGGTAAGGAGACCTTGGTGGTCCGGGGTGAGGTTCTTCCAGTAATAACATTGGCCAGACTGCTTGGTTGGCCCTTGGAGCGTTATCCGGAATACGGGGTCTTCATGCAGACGGCAGAGCGCAGCTTCATTCTTGCTGTTGATAGTTTTGCCGGGCGTGATGATGCGGTAATCAAATCCTTGGAAGATTTCCGTCCCAAGGGGGTAGCGGGAGTCACTACGCTTTCCAATGGTCAAATTGTATTAATTCTGGATATGAAGGAGTTACTTTCCGATCTGGGACAGCGCGCTGATTTTGGGGCCGGGGTAAGAGCGTTAGATTTCGCATGA